A stretch of Fundicoccus culcitae DNA encodes these proteins:
- a CDS encoding HIT family protein translates to MNDCVFCKIIEGDIPSSKVYEDEKIYAFLDISQVTKGHTLIVPKEHVKDIYEYDEILAADVFSRIPMVARALKKAFPDMKGLNIVNNNEPLAYQSVFHSHFHLIPRYQEDEGFAMKFENNQTNYNQDDLLEIADTINKNIQ, encoded by the coding sequence ATGAATGATTGTGTGTTTTGTAAAATAATCGAAGGTGACATACCTTCTTCAAAAGTTTATGAAGATGAAAAAATATATGCATTTTTAGATATTTCGCAAGTGACAAAAGGTCATACTTTAATTGTACCAAAAGAACATGTTAAAGATATTTATGAATATGATGAAATACTTGCTGCCGATGTTTTTAGCCGCATTCCGATGGTAGCGCGTGCTTTGAAAAAAGCATTTCCTGATATGAAAGGCTTAAATATTGTTAATAATAATGAACCGCTAGCTTACCAATCTGTTTTTCATTCGCATTTTCATTTAATCCCACGCTATCAGGAAGATGAAGGTTTTGCTATGAAGTTCGAAAACAATCAAACTAACTACAACCAAGATGATTTATTGGAAATAGCTGATACAATCAATAAAAATATACAATAG
- a CDS encoding YtxH domain-containing protein: MAGFKSGFLWGAVFGGMAGLMNAPASGRETRQNIKDFIDQTTDDVNDVRFKVDNLKMAIERLSTEGLSSASTASKDIQVSVQHFQEETKPRIRRIKEKAEKLQESIDENVEKFNENS; this comes from the coding sequence ATGGCTGGATTTAAAAGTGGCTTTTTATGGGGAGCTGTATTCGGTGGAATGGCTGGTTTAATGAATGCGCCTGCCAGTGGACGTGAAACGCGACAAAACATAAAAGATTTCATTGATCAAACAACGGATGATGTGAATGATGTACGATTCAAAGTGGATAATTTAAAAATGGCGATTGAACGCTTATCAACAGAAGGGCTATCGAGTGCTTCAACAGCGTCAAAAGATATTCAAGTCTCAGTCCAACATTTTCAAGAGGAAACTAAACCTAGAATAAGACGAATTAAAGAGAAAGCAGAAAAATTACAAGAGTCAATTGATGAAAATGTTGAAAAATTTAATGAAAATTCCTAA
- a CDS encoding peptidylprolyl isomerase has translation MKKSLKKMAVIAASLVAIGGVVYSSTATAQNEGVIATVGEQEISQEEFYQELKAVAGDVTLRTMILEMVLEHSVPDAQALRTSAEEEVSAQIDEAGGQEVFDQLLAYQQLGTTEDFTEQIYLRNLFQAVIEQNTDMSDAAIQNFYDNEYAPTMEAQHILVETEEEALAVIERINNGEEFDAVAQEVSLDSSASNGGLLSPFTTGQMVPEFEEAVVSQENGEMTQVPVQSSYGYHVIRTINNGTKAPLDEIRDDVELQYINSKLEDSAYAFGIIGRLVQDANVQINDEDLATAIDDLLAMAAPTEEEAATEESAATEETVEADAESTTEESAE, from the coding sequence ATGAAAAAAAGTTTAAAGAAAATGGCTGTTATTGCTGCTTCATTAGTAGCTATTGGAGGCGTTGTATACTCTTCAACAGCAACTGCACAAAATGAAGGTGTGATTGCAACTGTAGGCGAACAAGAAATTTCTCAAGAGGAATTTTATCAAGAATTAAAAGCTGTTGCGGGTGACGTTACCTTAAGAACAATGATTTTAGAAATGGTTCTTGAACATAGTGTACCAGATGCACAAGCATTAAGAACATCAGCGGAAGAGGAAGTTAGTGCTCAAATTGATGAAGCGGGTGGTCAAGAAGTCTTTGATCAATTATTAGCTTATCAACAATTAGGTACAACTGAAGATTTTACCGAACAAATCTATTTACGCAATCTCTTCCAAGCTGTCATTGAACAAAATACAGATATGTCTGACGCAGCCATTCAAAATTTCTACGACAATGAATATGCTCCGACCATGGAAGCTCAACACATTTTAGTTGAAACTGAAGAAGAAGCTTTAGCCGTCATTGAACGTATCAATAATGGTGAAGAGTTTGATGCTGTAGCACAAGAAGTATCGTTAGATAGCTCAGCTTCAAACGGTGGTTTATTAAGTCCATTTACCACAGGTCAAATGGTTCCTGAATTTGAGGAAGCTGTTGTTAGTCAAGAAAATGGTGAGATGACACAAGTGCCAGTTCAATCTTCATACGGTTACCATGTCATTCGTACAATTAATAATGGTACGAAAGCACCTTTAGATGAAATCCGTGATGATGTGGAATTACAATACATTAATAGTAAATTAGAAGATTCAGCCTATGCATTTGGCATTATTGGTCGTTTAGTACAAGATGCTAACGTTCAAATTAATGACGAAGATTTAGCTACTGCTATTGATGATTTACTAGCTATGGCAGCTCCAACAGAAGAAGAAGCAGCTACTGAAGAATCCGCAGCTACTGAAGAAACAGTAGAAGCTGATGCAGAATCTACTACTGAAGAATCTGCTGAATAG